In Streptomyces rapamycinicus NRRL 5491, the genomic stretch CTTCGCCGCCCTGTACCGCGAGACCTACCGCACCACCCCGAGCGCCACGCTGCGCGGCTGACCACCCGCGCCGCCCTCGCCTTCGTTTTCTGTCCCGCGAGGCGCCGGGACGTGCGTTTGCCGGATCGCCACGGACCGGCCGACCTCTGGAGAGTGGACAGCTGCGGCATTGCCCATTGACGCCGCGGCCCACTTCCCGATCGAAAGGCAGTACGTGGCGATCGAGAGGGATGACCTGCTCAAGAAGATCGCCGGTCTGGAGAAGGAGGTCGGGCAGCTGCGGCAGGCGCTGGTCTCCCACGCCGTCATCGACCAGGCGATCGGCATGGTCATCACTCACGGCCGTCTGCTTCCGGACCAGGGCTGGGACGTCCTCAGGACGGTGTCCCAGAACACCAACACCAAGGTGCGGCTGATCGCCGAGCAGATCGTCCAGTGGCCGTACTCCGGCCGGCTCCCCCAGGACATCCAGCAGGCCCTGGAAGCGGCCCTGGCCCGCGCCTGACGCAGGCCGCCGACCCCGTCCGCCCCCGAACCCGCCCCTGAACGAAAACGGCCCCCGACCGCGTCTCCGCAGTTCAGGGGCCGTTTCTTTGGCGTGGCGGCGCCAGGATTCGAACCTGGGTAGGCTAAGCCGACGGATTTACAGACCGCGCGTCTGTACGCCTCCCACCAGTGGAAACGCCACATGTAAACCAGACAGCCCCACGCCCGTCCCACAGCTACTCGGGGCAGAAGGATCCCTGTCGGCTCTACCGGTAGTCACGCACTCCGGTGTTCGCCTCGCACCTACGCGGTGAGGGTTGCTGAAATCACGTGACTGAAGAAGGACGGTGGGCTACTGTCCGACTGTGCGTGCATTACCTGATCAGCTCCCAGAAATCGAGCTCCCGGCCGAAAGAGGATATGCATTTCGGC encodes the following:
- a CDS encoding ANTAR domain-containing protein → MAIERDDLLKKIAGLEKEVGQLRQALVSHAVIDQAIGMVITHGRLLPDQGWDVLRTVSQNTNTKVRLIAEQIVQWPYSGRLPQDIQQALEAALARA